A region of Salmo salar chromosome ssa17, Ssal_v3.1, whole genome shotgun sequence DNA encodes the following proteins:
- the LOC123728048 gene encoding gastrula zinc finger protein XlCGF52.1-like translates to MSRREPLCPFLFITTELSLRPVTSTVTTNPACLSSSTRSLNLQSLGPDFDSGAQFVLQDPEMASVKLEDCSQTLELNVNIIDEDEEEKIGTSVSPGDHVETSSTSREQQQEDHRAKRSHYCPHCEEIFPILSKLKTHLKIHKGENPYSCTDCGKRFTTSGVLTVHQRVHTGEKPYFCSDCGKSFSKQNNLKYHQRIHTGEKPYSCSDCGASFSRLNTLKTHQLIHTGVKPYSCSDCGKIFSQLGHLKRHEHIHTGVKPYYCSDCVKCFTTSTELKVHQRTHTGEKPYSCSDCGKSFSVMGNLKTHERMHTGVKPYSCSDCGKCFTTSTELKVHQRTHTGEKPYSCSDCGKSFSVLGNLKTHERLHSGEKSYSCSDCGTSFSQMGQLKRHQGKHKGEKPYH, encoded by the exons ATGTCTAGAAGAGAACCTTTGTGTCCATTTCTATTTATTACTACAG AATTAAGTCTGAGGccggtaacatcaacagtgacgacaaacccagcctgcctctcttcTTCCACACGAAGTCtaaacctacagtcactgggtcctgattttgacagtggagcccagtttgtactgcaggatccagagatggcatcagtgaagctagaagactgcagtcaaacactggagctgaatgtcaacattatagatgaagatgaggaggagaagattgggacATCTGTTTCTCCTG gagaccatgttgagacatcctctacatccagagagcaacagcaggaagatcacagagctaagaggtctcactactgcccacattgtgaggaGATTTTCCCAATTCTATCAAAGCTAAAAACACACCTAAAAATACACAAAGGAGAGAATCCCTATTCCTgtactgactgtgggaagagattcacaacATCAGGGGTtctgacagttcatcagagagtgcacactggagagaagccttacttctgctctgactgtggaaagagtttctctaaACAGAACAACTTAAAATATCACCAGcgaatacatacaggagagaagccttactcctgctctgactgtggggcgAGTTTCTCTCGACTCAATACCTTAaaaacacaccagctaatacatacaggagtgaagccttactcctgctctgactgtggaaagattTTCTCTCAACTGGGCCACTTAAAAAGACATGAACATATACATACAGGAGTGAAGCCTTACtactgctctgactgtgtaaaatgcttcacaacatcaactgagctaaaagttcatcagagaacacacacaggagagaagccttactcctgctctgactgtggaaagagtttctctgtAATGGgcaacttaaaaacacatgaacgtatgcatacaggagtgaagccttactcctgctctgactgtggaaaatgcttcacaacatcaacaGAGCTAAaggttcatcagagaacacacacaggagagaagccttactcctgctctgactgtggaaagagtttctctgtACTGGgcaacttaaaaacacatgaacgtTTACATTCAGGAGAGAagtcttactcctgctctgactgtggaacgAGTTTCTCTCAAATGGGCCAGTTAAAAAGACACCAAGGTAAacataaaggagagaagccttaccactga